One Halosegnis longus DNA window includes the following coding sequences:
- a CDS encoding sensor histidine kinase, with protein MTARVICLGQTCDGAVGDALSAAGYTVETVATPADARERLPGAAALVVGSTISPEETLSLCRQNVSVVVYADEGDASFASELFAAGADDYVLSDECPPASLPDRLDGSVAMAPEQQYRQLFDTLGDFVYVMGEDGTFLAINDAAVELSGYEREELVGEHVSVLMDETDVRRGQEKIRELLDGADTVTYEMSVQTKHGEQRYVENHVALLPAPEGEFRGTVGVLRDVTDRHRRDQRLHGLHDTTRQLFAASDPETIADRVVDAAGDVLGHEISMVRLREEDHLVPASTPQSVVDRLGERGPVAVDADRSVARAFRSGESVYFDGDDPDDLPLEGSYYVPLGSYGVLSIGITDPDGLGDSDRTLANVLAAERDRFAALFENVPDPAVYVEFEGDEPIARDVNPAFESVFGYDRELVLDESLDKHIIPESNRHDAEQYNANIRAGESFHGEVRRLTSEGPRDFLLHVVPYEIGSESTRGFAVYTDITEQKRRERELERQNERLDEFAAVVSHDLRNPLNVARGRLELARETGEPEQFEKSIAALDRMERLVSGLLSLARHGQSVGEPEAVDLDSVVHAAWGSVPGDATLAIEATPTIRADPERLSQLFENLFRNAVEHGDRPTVTVGPLPTGFYVADDGPGVPADERDQVFEFGHSGGDGTGFGLAIVRSIAEAHDWAVSLTDSESGGARFEFTGVEFVE; from the coding sequence GTGACAGCCCGGGTGATCTGCCTCGGTCAGACGTGTGACGGGGCAGTTGGAGACGCGCTGTCGGCCGCCGGCTACACGGTGGAGACAGTTGCCACGCCGGCCGATGCTCGCGAGCGGCTGCCCGGTGCGGCCGCGCTCGTCGTCGGGTCGACCATCTCACCCGAGGAAACGCTCTCGTTGTGTCGACAGAACGTGTCGGTCGTCGTCTACGCCGACGAGGGCGACGCCTCCTTCGCGAGTGAGCTGTTTGCTGCCGGTGCCGACGACTACGTTCTCAGCGACGAGTGTCCGCCGGCGTCGCTTCCCGACCGGCTGGACGGGTCGGTTGCGATGGCCCCCGAACAGCAGTACCGACAGCTGTTCGACACGCTCGGCGACTTCGTCTACGTGATGGGCGAGGACGGGACCTTCCTCGCCATCAACGACGCCGCGGTCGAACTCTCCGGCTACGAGCGGGAGGAACTCGTCGGTGAACACGTCTCGGTGCTGATGGACGAGACGGACGTCCGCCGGGGACAAGAGAAGATTCGGGAACTGCTCGACGGTGCCGACACCGTCACCTACGAGATGTCCGTCCAGACGAAACACGGCGAGCAGCGATACGTCGAGAACCACGTCGCGCTGCTGCCGGCTCCCGAGGGTGAGTTCCGCGGGACGGTCGGCGTGTTGCGCGACGTGACCGACCGCCACCGTCGCGACCAGCGGCTCCACGGGCTCCACGACACGACCAGACAGCTGTTTGCCGCAAGCGACCCCGAGACGATTGCAGACCGGGTCGTCGACGCGGCGGGCGACGTGCTCGGTCACGAGATTTCGATGGTTCGGCTCCGCGAGGAGGACCACCTCGTCCCGGCGAGCACGCCACAGAGTGTCGTCGACCGGCTGGGCGAGCGTGGCCCCGTCGCGGTCGACGCCGACCGGTCCGTCGCGCGGGCGTTCCGCAGCGGTGAGTCGGTGTACTTCGACGGCGACGACCCCGACGACCTCCCGCTCGAGGGGAGCTACTACGTCCCGCTCGGCTCGTACGGCGTGCTCAGTATCGGTATCACCGACCCGGACGGGCTCGGTGACTCCGACCGGACGCTCGCGAACGTGCTCGCGGCCGAGCGCGACCGGTTCGCCGCGCTGTTCGAGAACGTCCCCGACCCGGCGGTGTACGTCGAGTTCGAGGGTGACGAGCCGATCGCCCGCGACGTGAATCCGGCCTTCGAGTCGGTGTTCGGCTACGACCGCGAGCTGGTGCTCGACGAGTCGCTCGACAAGCATATCATCCCCGAGTCGAACCGCCACGACGCCGAGCAGTACAACGCCAACATCCGGGCCGGCGAGAGCTTCCACGGCGAGGTGCGCCGGCTCACCAGCGAGGGGCCGCGCGATTTCCTGCTCCACGTCGTCCCGTACGAGATCGGCTCCGAGTCGACCCGCGGCTTCGCCGTCTACACCGACATCACGGAACAGAAGCGCCGCGAGCGCGAACTCGAACGCCAGAACGAACGGCTCGACGAGTTCGCCGCCGTCGTGAGCCACGACCTGCGGAACCCGCTGAACGTCGCCCGCGGTCGGCTCGAACTCGCGCGCGAGACCGGCGAACCCGAGCAGTTCGAGAAGTCGATTGCCGCGCTCGACCGGATGGAGCGGCTCGTCAGCGGGCTGTTGTCGCTCGCTCGCCACGGCCAGAGCGTCGGCGAACCCGAGGCCGTCGACCTCGACTCGGTCGTACACGCGGCGTGGGGAAGCGTCCCCGGCGACGCCACGCTGGCTATCGAGGCGACGCCGACCATCCGCGCCGACCCCGAGCGGCTCTCACAGCTGTTCGAGAACCTCTTTCGCAACGCCGTCGAACACGGCGACCGGCCGACCGTGACCGTCGGCCCCCTCCCGACCGGCTTCTACGTCGCCGACGACGGACCGGGCGTGCCGGCCGACGAGCGCGACCAGGTGTTCGAGTTCGGCCACTCCGGCGGCGACGGCACCGGCTTCGGGCTCGCCATCGTTCGCTCCATCGCCGAGGCGCACGACTGGGCGGTGTCGCTCACGGACAGCGAGTCGGGCGGCGCGCGCTTCGAGTTCACCGGCGTCGAGTTCGTCGAGTGA
- a CDS encoding double zinc ribbon domain-containing protein encodes MSKITFRADDDLVRQLDEFDASKSEVMREALREYLDEPGTSDTEASAESGTVDAMLADRIDTLIEERLGGVRRSPQDVNVNITLEGAANAVETEASTDGETRKTAEPSDANAPESEPETCKQCGDELPPSAVYCANCGEKATHRVFCECGDELRSDWAFCPACGRRTTAADVLNDS; translated from the coding sequence ATGAGTAAGATAACGTTCCGGGCGGACGACGATCTCGTCCGACAGCTCGACGAGTTCGACGCCTCGAAGAGCGAGGTGATGCGCGAGGCGCTGCGCGAGTACCTCGACGAGCCCGGAACGTCGGACACGGAAGCGAGCGCGGAGTCGGGAACGGTCGATGCGATGTTGGCAGACCGCATCGACACGCTCATCGAGGAGCGACTCGGTGGCGTCCGACGCTCCCCACAGGACGTAAACGTCAATATCACGCTCGAAGGGGCCGCAAACGCCGTCGAGACCGAGGCGTCGACGGACGGTGAGACGCGTAAGACAGCAGAGCCGTCGGACGCAAACGCGCCGGAATCGGAGCCGGAGACGTGCAAACAGTGTGGCGACGAACTGCCGCCGTCTGCCGTTTACTGCGCCAACTGCGGGGAGAAAGCCACCCACCGCGTCTTCTGTGAGTGTGGCGACGAGCTCCGCTCGGACTGGGCGTTCTGTCCGGCCTGTGGCCGTCGGACGACCGCAGCCGACGTGCTGAACGACTCGTAA
- a CDS encoding ribbon-helix-helix domain-containing protein, with amino-acid sequence MERVTLRIPEQQIAGVEQMVDTGEFPNRSEAIRSAVREMLNEQEDHEDETRPWAKV; translated from the coding sequence ATGGAGCGTGTGACACTACGAATTCCGGAACAGCAGATCGCCGGCGTCGAACAGATGGTCGATACGGGAGAGTTCCCGAATCGCAGCGAAGCGATTCGCTCGGCCGTCCGTGAGATGCTGAATGAACAGGAAGACCACGAGGACGAGACGCGCCCGTGGGCGAAGGTCTGA
- the ftsZ gene encoding cell division protein FtsZ: protein MQDLVNSALENAEAENRDLSEAGDDVDGFGDPRIAIIGCGGAGNNTVNRLYNIGVDGADTIAVNTDKQHLQMIEADTKILVGKSLTEGLGAGGEPSVGARATEMAQGTIKEVLGDADLVFVTAGMGGGTGTGAAPVVSKIAKEQGAIVVGMVSTPFNVERARTVKAEEGLEKLRNEADSIIVLDNNRLLDYVPNLPIGKAFSVMDQIIAETVKGISETITQPSLINLDYADMTSIMGQGGVAVMLVGETQDKNKTQEVVKDAMNHPLLDVDYRGATGGLVHITGGPDLTLKEAEGIAQNITERLEANANVIWGARIEDEYKGKVRVMAIMTGVQSAQILGPSTQKQADASREAIDADVDGINEVDSDSSRAAESSSSEFGTGHTDGGESPTETNNGLDVIR from the coding sequence ATGCAGGACCTCGTCAACTCCGCGCTGGAGAACGCAGAAGCGGAAAACCGCGACCTCTCGGAGGCCGGCGACGACGTCGACGGCTTCGGTGACCCGCGGATCGCCATCATCGGCTGTGGTGGTGCGGGCAACAACACCGTCAACCGACTGTACAACATCGGCGTCGACGGTGCCGACACCATCGCCGTCAACACGGACAAACAGCACCTACAGATGATCGAAGCCGACACCAAGATTCTGGTCGGCAAGTCCCTCACCGAGGGGCTCGGTGCTGGCGGTGAGCCGTCCGTCGGTGCCCGCGCCACGGAGATGGCACAGGGCACCATCAAGGAGGTCCTCGGCGACGCGGACCTCGTCTTCGTCACCGCCGGCATGGGTGGCGGGACCGGAACCGGTGCCGCGCCGGTCGTCTCGAAGATCGCCAAAGAGCAGGGCGCCATCGTCGTGGGCATGGTCTCGACGCCGTTCAACGTCGAGCGCGCCCGCACGGTGAAAGCCGAGGAGGGACTGGAGAAGCTCCGCAACGAAGCGGACTCGATCATCGTCCTCGACAACAACCGCCTGCTGGATTACGTGCCGAACCTTCCCATCGGGAAGGCGTTCTCGGTGATGGACCAGATCATCGCCGAGACGGTGAAGGGCATCTCGGAGACGATTACCCAGCCGTCGCTCATCAACCTCGACTACGCCGATATGACCTCTATCATGGGACAAGGCGGGGTCGCGGTCATGCTCGTCGGCGAGACGCAGGACAAGAACAAGACGCAGGAAGTGGTGAAAGACGCGATGAACCACCCGCTGCTGGACGTGGATTACCGCGGCGCGACGGGCGGGCTCGTCCACATCACCGGCGGTCCGGACCTCACGCTCAAAGAGGCCGAGGGCATCGCCCAGAACATCACCGAGCGACTCGAGGCCAACGCGAACGTCATCTGGGGCGCGCGCATCGAGGACGAGTACAAGGGGAAAGTGCGCGTCATGGCCATCATGACGGGCGTCCAGTCGGCCCAGATTCTCGGCCCGTCGACACAAAAGCAGGCCGACGCCTCGCGTGAAGCCATCGACGCCGACGTCGACGGCATCAACGAAGTCGACTCGGACTCCTCGCGGGCGGCGGAGTCGTCCAGCTCGGAGTTCGGCACCGGCCACACTGACGGCGGCGAATCGCCGACCGAGACGAACAACGGTCTCGACGTTATCCGATAG
- the ncsA gene encoding tRNA 2-thiolation protein NcsA: MDCDKCGTDAVTHLAYSGLHLCEGCFTQSVEKRVRKRIREDGVVPDDATPEDPDTWVIGLSGGKDSVVLTKILHDTFEQDPRIELIGLTIHEGIEGYRDESVDACVELADDLDLRHELVTYEDEFGVQMDDVAEDDPEGMAPCAYCGVFRRDILERYADDLGADKLLTGHNLDDEAQTALMNFLEGNPRQIAKHFDASLGGFDDRETQETFVPRAKPLRDVPEKEVALYAHVENLPAHITECPHASEAYRGEIQELLLKLESNHPGTRHSIMAGYEQLAETAADSLRDGVDDLGECDRCGAPTDRDVCRKCYLVEAVDGEVPAR; this comes from the coding sequence ATGGACTGCGACAAGTGCGGGACGGACGCGGTCACGCATCTCGCCTACTCTGGTCTGCATCTCTGTGAGGGGTGTTTCACCCAGTCGGTCGAGAAGCGCGTCCGAAAGCGCATCCGCGAGGACGGGGTCGTCCCCGACGACGCCACGCCCGAGGACCCCGACACGTGGGTTATCGGTCTCTCCGGGGGGAAAGACAGCGTCGTCCTCACGAAGATTCTCCACGACACCTTCGAGCAGGACCCGCGTATCGAACTTATCGGACTCACTATCCACGAGGGTATCGAGGGGTACCGCGACGAGAGCGTCGACGCCTGCGTCGAACTCGCCGACGACCTCGACCTTCGCCACGAACTCGTTACCTACGAGGATGAGTTCGGCGTCCAGATGGACGACGTAGCCGAGGACGACCCCGAGGGGATGGCCCCCTGCGCGTACTGTGGCGTATTCCGCCGGGACATCCTCGAACGGTACGCCGACGACCTCGGCGCGGACAAACTGCTGACGGGTCACAACCTCGACGACGAGGCCCAGACCGCCCTGATGAACTTCCTCGAAGGGAACCCCCGCCAGATTGCGAAACACTTCGACGCTTCGCTCGGCGGCTTCGACGACCGCGAGACCCAGGAGACGTTCGTCCCGCGGGCGAAGCCGCTGCGTGACGTGCCCGAAAAGGAGGTCGCGCTCTACGCGCACGTCGAGAACCTCCCCGCCCACATCACCGAGTGCCCCCACGCCAGCGAGGCGTACCGCGGCGAGATTCAGGAACTGCTTCTCAAGCTCGAATCGAACCATCCGGGGACGCGCCACTCCATCATGGCCGGCTACGAACAGCTCGCCGAGACCGCGGCCGACTCGCTGCGCGACGGCGTCGACGACCTCGGGGAGTGTGACCGCTGTGGCGCGCCGACCGACCGCGACGTGTGTCGCAAGTGCTACCTCGTGGAGGCGGTCGACGGCGAGGTTCCCGCGCGGTAG